From a region of the Coprococcus comes ATCC 27758 genome:
- the gltB gene encoding glutamate synthase large subunit, translating into MSVIQQNTEQGLYSPDFEHDNCGIGAVVNIKGQKSHDTVANALKIVENLEHRAGKDAEGKTGDGVGILLQISHKFFTNVCRPLGIFLGSERDYGVGMFFFPQDELKRNQAKNIFEVIVEKEGLKFLGWREVPIRKEILGKKALECMPCIMQGFIERPKKVKQGLDFDRRLYVVRRVFEQSSDDTYVASLSSRTIVYKGMFLVKQLRMFFEDLQNPDYESAIAVVHSRFSTNTNPSWERAHPNRFIVHNGEINTIRGNADKMRAREENMESEHLEGELYKVLPAINTAGSDSAMLDNTLEFMVMSGMPLPLAVMITIPEPWAQNATMSQKVKDFYQYYATMMEPWDGPASILFSDGDILGAVLDRNGLRPSRYYITDDDTLILSSEVGVLDIPPEKIVVKERIHPGKMLLVDTVQGRVIDDQELKEEYAARQPYGEWLNSQLVNLSDLKIPNQKVPQYSREECQRLQKAFGYSYEEVKTSILNMAMNGSEGIGAMGIDAPLAVLSEQHQSLFGYFKQLFAQVTNPPIDAIREKIVTSTTVYVGEEGNLLEQKEENCHVLKINDPILTDTDLLKIRNMKVDGFRVAEISTTYYKNSSLEKAIDYLFIQVDRAIREGMNILILSDRGVDEYHIAIPSLLATSAVHQHLVRTKRRTEVAMILETGEPREVHHFATLLGYGASAINPYLAHESIKQLIDTDMLQKDYYAAVNDYNEAVISGIVKIASKMGISTIQSYQGSMIFEAIGLKPEFIEKYFTGTVSRVGGIGLEEIAKDYMARHSEAFDPLGLSVDLTLNSVGQHKSKSGGEKHLYNPRTIHMLQQSTRRGDYEMFKQYTQMVDEESKGITLRGQMDFNYPKKGVPLSEVESVDSIVTRFKTGAMSYGSISKEAHETLALAMNALHGKSNSGEGGEDIERLGTDRGSAIKQVASGRFGVTSRYLVSAKEIQIKMAQGAKPGEGGHLPGGKVYPWVAKTRHSTPGVGLISPPPHHDIYSIEDLAQLIYDCKNANKDARISVKLVSEAGVGTVAAGVAKAGAGLVLISGYDGGTGAAPRSSIHNTGLPWELGLSETHQTLIQNGLRERVRIETDGKLMSGRDVAIAALLGAEEFGFATAPLVTMGCVMMRVCNLDTCPVGIATQNPELRKRFAGKPEYVINFMRFIAEELREYMAKLGIRTVDELVGRTDLLKVRDVPTSKRAATLDLSRILNNPYAKEKKGMIFNPKKVFDFELNKTLDERVLVKELLPSLEKKQKRILELDVKNTDRTFGTIFGSEITRRYPDGLEEDSYVLKCKGAGGQSFGAFIPKGLTLELTGDSNDYFGKGLSGGKLIVYPPTGVKFKADENIIIGNVALYGATSGKAYINGVAGERFCVRNSGATAVVEGVGDHGCEYMTGGRVAILGKTGKNFAAGMSGGVAYVLDMDSDLYTKVNKQMVNIEKVTSKFDVSELKGMIEEHVAATNSETGKEILDHFKEYLPKFKKIIPRDYERMLTRILQLEEKGLSSEQAKTEAFYAIKEGR; encoded by the coding sequence ATGAGCGTAATACAACAAAATACAGAACAAGGCTTATACAGCCCTGATTTTGAGCATGACAACTGCGGGATCGGAGCTGTTGTGAACATCAAAGGGCAAAAGAGTCATGATACAGTCGCAAATGCGCTGAAAATCGTAGAAAATCTTGAACATAGAGCTGGCAAGGATGCCGAAGGGAAGACAGGAGACGGTGTAGGAATACTGTTACAGATTTCGCACAAGTTCTTTACAAATGTCTGTCGTCCCCTCGGCATCTTTTTAGGTTCTGAGAGAGATTACGGTGTGGGAATGTTTTTCTTCCCACAGGACGAACTGAAAAGGAATCAGGCAAAAAATATTTTCGAAGTCATTGTCGAAAAAGAAGGACTGAAATTCCTTGGATGGAGGGAAGTGCCGATCCGTAAAGAGATCCTTGGAAAGAAAGCACTCGAATGCATGCCGTGCATTATGCAGGGATTTATCGAACGACCGAAAAAAGTAAAACAAGGACTGGATTTTGACCGCAGACTTTATGTGGTAAGAAGAGTCTTTGAACAGAGCAGTGATGATACCTATGTAGCATCCCTGTCAAGCAGAACCATCGTGTACAAAGGAATGTTCCTTGTAAAACAGCTCCGGATGTTCTTTGAAGATCTGCAGAACCCGGATTATGAATCTGCAATTGCAGTTGTACATTCCAGATTCAGTACAAACACTAATCCCAGCTGGGAAAGAGCACATCCGAACCGTTTCATCGTACATAACGGAGAAATCAATACCATTCGTGGCAATGCAGATAAGATGCGGGCTAGAGAGGAAAACATGGAATCCGAGCATCTGGAAGGAGAGCTTTATAAAGTCCTTCCGGCAATCAATACCGCAGGTTCCGATTCTGCCATGCTGGATAACACGCTGGAATTTATGGTGATGAGTGGTATGCCGCTTCCGTTGGCAGTTATGATCACTATTCCGGAGCCATGGGCACAGAATGCAACGATGTCACAGAAGGTCAAGGATTTCTATCAGTATTACGCAACGATGATGGAGCCATGGGACGGACCGGCATCCATCCTGTTCTCAGATGGAGATATTTTAGGAGCTGTACTTGACCGAAATGGACTCAGACCTTCCAGATATTACATCACAGATGATGACACACTGATCCTTTCTTCTGAGGTTGGTGTTCTGGATATCCCGCCGGAGAAGATCGTAGTCAAAGAAAGAATCCATCCAGGTAAGATGCTTCTTGTTGATACCGTTCAGGGGCGTGTTATTGACGACCAGGAACTGAAAGAAGAATATGCGGCAAGACAGCCTTATGGCGAATGGTTGAACAGTCAGTTGGTCAATTTAAGCGATTTAAAGATCCCGAATCAGAAAGTACCGCAGTATTCTAGAGAAGAATGCCAGAGACTGCAGAAAGCATTTGGATATTCTTACGAAGAAGTGAAGACTTCTATTTTAAATATGGCAATGAATGGAAGCGAAGGAATCGGAGCCATGGGTATCGATGCACCACTTGCCGTTCTTTCTGAGCAGCATCAGTCTTTGTTTGGATATTTTAAACAGTTATTTGCACAGGTAACGAACCCGCCGATCGACGCGATCCGTGAAAAAATCGTGACTTCGACAACGGTATATGTCGGAGAAGAAGGAAACCTTTTGGAACAGAAAGAGGAAAATTGTCATGTACTGAAGATCAATGATCCGATCCTGACAGATACCGATCTCCTGAAGATCCGTAACATGAAAGTCGACGGTTTCCGTGTGGCAGAAATTTCTACTACTTATTATAAAAACTCCAGCCTGGAAAAAGCGATCGATTATCTGTTTATCCAGGTAGACCGTGCAATCCGTGAAGGCATGAATATCCTGATCTTAAGTGACAGAGGTGTGGATGAATATCATATTGCGATCCCGTCCCTGCTTGCAACCTCAGCGGTTCATCAGCATCTGGTAAGAACTAAGAGAAGAACAGAGGTTGCCATGATCCTTGAGACCGGAGAACCAAGAGAAGTACATCATTTCGCAACGCTTTTGGGATATGGTGCATCTGCGATCAACCCGTATCTTGCACATGAATCGATCAAACAGCTGATCGATACAGATATGCTTCAGAAAGATTATTATGCAGCAGTCAATGACTATAATGAAGCTGTTATAAGCGGAATTGTCAAAATTGCATCGAAGATGGGAATTTCCACGATCCAGTCTTATCAGGGATCCATGATCTTTGAAGCGATTGGATTAAAACCGGAATTCATTGAAAAATATTTCACCGGAACTGTCAGCCGTGTCGGTGGTATCGGACTGGAAGAAATTGCAAAAGATTATATGGCAAGGCATTCCGAGGCCTTTGATCCGCTGGGACTTTCCGTAGATCTGACGTTGAACAGTGTGGGACAGCACAAGTCGAAGAGCGGTGGTGAAAAGCATCTGTACAACCCGAGAACGATCCATATGCTCCAGCAGTCCACAAGGCGCGGGGATTATGAAATGTTCAAGCAGTACACGCAGATGGTTGATGAAGAATCCAAAGGAATCACACTCCGTGGACAGATGGACTTCAATTATCCAAAGAAAGGAGTTCCGCTTTCAGAAGTAGAGAGTGTGGATTCGATCGTGACCAGATTCAAGACCGGTGCAATGTCTTACGGATCAATTTCAAAGGAAGCACACGAAACCCTTGCCCTTGCAATGAATGCACTGCACGGTAAGTCAAACTCCGGTGAAGGCGGAGAGGATATCGAGCGCCTTGGAACCGACAGAGGCTCTGCAATCAAACAGGTTGCCAGTGGACGTTTTGGTGTTACAAGCAGATATCTTGTCAGTGCAAAAGAGATCCAGATCAAGATGGCGCAGGGAGCAAAACCTGGAGAAGGTGGACATCTGCCTGGGGGAAAGGTTTACCCTTGGGTAGCAAAAACCAGACATTCTACGCCGGGTGTGGGACTGATCTCACCGCCGCCGCATCACGATATTTACTCGATCGAAGATCTGGCACAACTGATTTATGACTGTAAAAATGCAAACAAGGATGCAAGAATTTCTGTCAAACTGGTATCTGAAGCCGGTGTCGGAACGGTTGCAGCGGGTGTTGCAAAAGCAGGAGCCGGACTGGTTCTGATCTCCGGTTATGACGGAGGTACAGGAGCAGCACCGAGAAGTTCTATCCATAATACCGGACTTCCGTGGGAGCTTGGACTTTCTGAAACACATCAGACACTGATCCAGAACGGACTGAGAGAAAGAGTCCGTATCGAGACAGACGGTAAGCTGATGAGTGGTCGTGATGTGGCGATCGCAGCACTTCTCGGTGCAGAGGAATTTGGATTTGCGACGGCACCGCTTGTAACCATGGGGTGCGTAATGATGCGTGTATGTAACCTGGATACCTGTCCGGTCGGAATTGCAACCCAGAATCCGGAACTGAGAAAGAGATTTGCCGGAAAACCAGAATATGTCATCAATTTCATGCGTTTTATCGCGGAAGAATTAAGAGAATATATGGCAAAACTTGGCATTCGTACTGTGGATGAACTGGTGGGAAGGACAGACCTTCTGAAAGTGAGAGATGTGCCGACATCCAAACGTGCCGCAACACTGGATCTTTCTAGAATCCTCAATAATCCGTATGCAAAAGAGAAGAAAGGCATGATCTTCAATCCGAAGAAAGTCTTTGATTTTGAACTAAATAAAACACTGGATGAAAGAGTTCTGGTAAAGGAACTTCTTCCGTCACTGGAAAAGAAACAGAAGAGAATCCTGGAGCTGGATGTAAAAAATACAGACCGTACATTCGGCACAATCTTCGGTTCTGAGATTACAAGACGTTATCCGGACGGACTGGAAGAAGACAGCTATGTGCTGAAATGTAAGGGCGCAGGCGGACAGTCATTCGGAGCATTTATACCAAAAGGTCTGACACTGGAACTGACCGGTGACAGCAATGATTATTTTGGGAAAGGACTTTCCGGTGGTAAACTGATCGTTTATCCGCCGACTGGTGTGAAATTTAAAGCTGATGAAAATATTATTATTGGTAACGTAGCGCTTTATGGTGCAACAAGCGGAAAAGCCTATATCAATGGTGTGGCAGGCGAACGTTTCTGTGTCCGTAACTCCGGAGCAACAGCAGTTGTAGAAGGGGTCGGTGATCATGGATGCGAATATATGACTGGTGGACGGGTTGCAATTCTTGGCAAGACCGGAAAGAACTTTGCAGCAGGTATGAGTGGCGGTGTTGCCTACGTTCTGGATATGGACAGTGATCTTTATACAAAAGTCAACAAACAGATGGTTAATATCGAAAAAGTAACATCTAAGTTCGATGTATCTGAATTGAAAGGTATGATCGAAGAACATGTAGCAGCAACCAATTCCGAGACGGGAAAAGAAATCCTGGATCATTTCAAAGAATACCTGCCGAAGTTTAAGAAGATCATTCCGCGTGATTACGAGAGAATGCTGACCCGCATCCTTCAGCTGGAAGAAAAAGGTCTCAGCAGCGAACAGGCAAAAACCGAAGCATTTTATGCGATCAAAGAAGGAAGATAG
- a CDS encoding CPBP family intramembrane glutamic endopeptidase, translating to MRDRKTGRIIWYLFSAVLIKWGVEIAVATFALSCGLRSNMGIGAVSSIITIPMIVWIYRKDQGRYEKQQESWWKYKAASRYGMWLVMIVGAVTACVAMNDIVMLMNMQRISQVYQSTEQIIYSAPRWLQLAGAGILAPVAEELVYRGMIYRRMRESLTAVQAGVFVAILFGVGHGNLPQGLYAMVLGLLLACIYEKFRNIAAPILFHIVVNITSLLLSWYGGFEWILGTEGKAVGITVLATLITVIIYVKIKNIRQEIR from the coding sequence ATGCGAGACAGGAAAACAGGGAGAATTATCTGGTATTTGTTCAGTGCGGTTCTGATCAAATGGGGTGTGGAGATCGCAGTAGCGACATTTGCACTTTCCTGCGGTCTACGCAGCAATATGGGAATTGGGGCAGTCTCTTCGATCATCACGATCCCAATGATTGTGTGGATCTACCGGAAAGATCAGGGACGCTATGAAAAGCAGCAGGAATCCTGGTGGAAATATAAAGCGGCTTCCCGATATGGAATGTGGCTTGTTATGATCGTCGGTGCAGTGACTGCGTGTGTGGCGATGAATGATATCGTCATGCTGATGAATATGCAGAGGATCAGCCAGGTTTATCAGAGCACAGAGCAGATCATTTACAGTGCACCGCGTTGGCTTCAGCTGGCGGGAGCCGGGATTCTGGCTCCGGTCGCAGAAGAGCTTGTTTACCGCGGGATGATCTACCGGCGGATGCGCGAGAGTCTTACCGCTGTGCAGGCAGGTGTGTTTGTAGCCATTTTGTTCGGTGTCGGTCATGGAAATCTGCCACAGGGACTTTATGCAATGGTACTCGGACTTCTGCTTGCCTGCATTTATGAGAAATTCCGGAATATTGCAGCTCCGATCCTGTTCCATATTGTTGTGAATATTACGTCATTATTGCTTTCGTGGTATGGGGGCTTTGAATGGATTCTGGGAACAGAGGGAAAAGCAGTTGGAATTACTGTATTGGCTACGTTGATTACTGTTATAATTTATGTAAAAATAAAAAATATAAGACAAGAAATACGATAA
- a CDS encoding alanyl-tRNA editing protein has product MTEKLFYTDSHLQEFTAEVVSCRPCDNGYEAVLSRTAFFPEGGGQAADTGVIDGIRVYDVQEKGEQIFHYLEGELEEGKTVTGQIDWDKRFSRMQQHSGEHIVSGIVHARFGYDNVGFHLNDELCTLDLSGPLTKEELREVENAANEAVFANVPVQISYPSKEKLKTLDYRSKIEIDGQVRIVTIPGYDVCACCAPHVYFTGEIGLIKLVQSQNYKGGIRITMLCGRRALKDYQQKEESVKAIMGSLSAKEELIAEAVERVKEECTQLKSELAETRYQILEAQAEKIPEGQKKVCIFDSKLSGNEPRELMNLVLKKGTEVCAVFAGNEESGYRYVIGSETEDVRPYSKILKEQFDGRGGGKPVMVQGSVNGSEEAIRKVFE; this is encoded by the coding sequence ATGACAGAGAAATTGTTTTACACAGACAGTCACCTGCAGGAATTTACTGCGGAGGTTGTGTCCTGCCGCCCGTGTGATAACGGATATGAGGCAGTTCTTTCAAGAACTGCCTTTTTTCCAGAAGGCGGCGGTCAGGCAGCAGATACCGGAGTGATTGACGGGATCAGAGTATATGATGTACAGGAAAAAGGAGAACAGATCTTTCACTATCTGGAAGGAGAACTGGAAGAAGGAAAGACCGTGACCGGTCAGATCGACTGGGACAAACGTTTTTCACGGATGCAGCAGCACAGCGGAGAACATATCGTATCGGGAATCGTTCATGCACGTTTTGGATATGATAATGTGGGATTCCATTTGAATGATGAGCTGTGCACTCTGGACTTAAGTGGTCCGCTCACGAAGGAGGAGCTTCGCGAGGTGGAAAATGCGGCAAATGAAGCGGTATTTGCAAATGTACCGGTTCAGATAAGTTATCCGTCCAAAGAAAAATTGAAGACGTTGGATTACCGCAGTAAGATAGAGATTGACGGACAGGTGCGTATCGTGACGATACCGGGATATGACGTGTGTGCCTGTTGTGCACCGCATGTGTATTTTACCGGAGAGATCGGTCTTATCAAACTGGTGCAGAGTCAGAATTATAAAGGCGGTATCCGGATCACTATGCTGTGCGGAAGAAGGGCACTGAAGGATTATCAGCAGAAAGAAGAAAGCGTGAAGGCGATCATGGGAAGCCTTTCAGCGAAGGAAGAATTGATTGCTGAAGCAGTTGAACGCGTAAAAGAGGAATGTACACAGCTGAAGAGTGAACTTGCAGAGACAAGATATCAGATTCTTGAAGCACAGGCAGAAAAAATTCCGGAGGGACAGAAAAAGGTCTGTATTTTTGATAGCAAATTAAGTGGGAATGAACCACGTGAGCTTATGAACCTTGTACTGAAAAAAGGAACAGAAGTATGTGCGGTATTTGCAGGAAACGAAGAGAGTGGATACCGTTATGTGATCGGCAGTGAGACAGAGGATGTGCGCCCGTACAGCAAGATTCTCAAAGAACAGTTTGACGGAAGAGGCGGTGGAAAACCGGTCATGGTACAGGGTTCTGTAAATGGAAGTGAAGAGGCAATCCGAAAAGTTTTTGAGTAA
- the argS gene encoding arginine--tRNA ligase: MKKILDLITEEMEQAFADAGYEKELARVTLSNRPDLCEYQCNGAMAGAKKYHKAPIMIAEEVVAKIPENGYISGAEAVKPGFINLKTNPAAVADYLNQMEADEKLGVEEVENPKTIVIDYGGPNVAKPLHVGHLRSAIIGESVKRITRFMGNKVVGDIHLGDWGYQMGLIITELKKRQPDLPYFDDNFTGEYPKEAPFTISDLEEIYPAASAYAKEHDDYREEALDATFQLQSGKRGYRAIWDHIMNVSVTDLKKNYANLNVEFDLWKGESDAQKYIPDMVERLKKEGYAHIDNGALVVDVKEETDTKEIPPCIILKSDGAALYDTTDLATLVEREELFQPNEVIYVVDKRQELHFVQVFRCAKKTGIVKEDTKLTFLGFGTMNGKDGKPFKTREGGVMRLENLIREITEKMYEKITENRTVSEEEAKATAKMVGMAAIKYGDLSNQAAKDYVFDVDRFTSFEGNTGPYILYTIVRIKSILNKYKESGKSMDDIKILSATSESEKALMLEAAKFGSVMENVYEELAPHKICAYIYDLANAFNRFYHETKILAEEDEQKQKSYIALLTLTRDILTTCIDLLGFEAPERM; this comes from the coding sequence ATGAAGAAGATCCTGGATCTGATTACAGAAGAAATGGAACAGGCATTTGCAGATGCCGGATACGAGAAAGAACTGGCGCGTGTTACACTTTCTAACCGCCCGGATTTATGTGAATATCAGTGCAATGGTGCGATGGCAGGTGCAAAAAAGTACCACAAAGCACCGATCATGATCGCAGAAGAAGTTGTGGCAAAGATTCCGGAGAACGGATATATCAGCGGAGCAGAAGCAGTTAAGCCAGGTTTCATCAACCTGAAGACCAACCCGGCAGCAGTCGCAGATTATCTGAACCAGATGGAAGCAGACGAAAAGCTCGGCGTGGAAGAAGTAGAGAATCCAAAGACAATCGTCATTGATTACGGCGGACCGAACGTGGCAAAACCGCTTCACGTCGGACATCTCCGCTCCGCAATCATCGGAGAAAGCGTAAAGAGAATCACCCGTTTTATGGGCAATAAAGTGGTTGGTGATATCCACCTTGGAGACTGGGGATATCAGATGGGACTGATTATCACAGAACTGAAGAAACGCCAGCCGGATCTTCCGTATTTTGATGATAATTTCACCGGAGAATATCCAAAAGAAGCACCATTTACCATCAGTGACCTGGAGGAAATCTATCCGGCAGCGTCCGCTTATGCAAAAGAGCATGATGATTACAGAGAAGAAGCACTGGATGCGACCTTCCAGCTGCAGAGCGGAAAGCGCGGTTACCGTGCAATCTGGGATCACATTATGAATGTGTCTGTGACAGACTTGAAGAAAAACTATGCGAACCTGAATGTTGAATTTGACCTCTGGAAAGGGGAATCTGACGCACAGAAATACATCCCGGATATGGTGGAAAGACTGAAGAAGGAAGGCTATGCGCATATTGATAATGGAGCACTCGTGGTAGATGTCAAAGAAGAGACCGATACCAAAGAGATCCCACCGTGTATAATCCTGAAGTCCGACGGTGCAGCACTTTATGATACCACAGACCTTGCAACGCTGGTAGAGCGTGAAGAACTGTTCCAGCCGAACGAAGTCATCTATGTAGTTGACAAACGTCAGGAACTGCATTTTGTACAGGTATTCCGCTGCGCGAAGAAGACCGGCATTGTAAAAGAGGATACAAAACTTACTTTCCTTGGATTTGGTACGATGAACGGAAAAGACGGAAAACCGTTCAAGACCAGAGAAGGCGGCGTTATGCGTCTTGAGAACCTGATCCGCGAGATCACAGAAAAGATGTATGAAAAGATCACAGAGAACCGTACAGTATCGGAAGAAGAGGCAAAAGCAACAGCGAAGATGGTCGGAATGGCTGCGATCAAATACGGAGACCTCTCCAACCAGGCAGCAAAAGACTATGTATTCGATGTAGACAGATTCACTTCTTTTGAAGGAAATACAGGTCCGTACATCCTGTACACCATCGTTCGTATCAAATCAATCCTGAACAAGTACAAAGAATCAGGAAAGAGTATGGACGATATCAAGATCCTTTCGGCTACAAGTGAGAGCGAAAAGGCTCTGATGCTGGAAGCTGCGAAGTTTGGCAGTGTGATGGAGAATGTATACGAAGAACTTGCACCACACAAGATCTGTGCATATATTTATGATCTTGCAAATGCATTTAACCGTTTCTACCATGAGACAAAGATCCTGGCAGAAGAGGATGAACAGAAGCAGAAGAGCTACATTGCCCTTCTTACACTGACAAGAGACATTTTGACAACCTGCATCGATCTGCTTGGATTTGAAGCACCGGAAAGAATGTAA
- a CDS encoding FtsX-like permease family protein — MSEGLKAAYIENRKAVYGEWEQVFLDMDEGSVKVAEENPFLAQTGKISIYGAIAGDYLENRQMNIGTMDETAWKLGRLEMKEGRLPENEHEIVMEYSTLRSLGYEEMLGKEITLDITPALSILDQGESKSYSYTLCGILKDYQINWEICNRQRFPTGIVTQEGGNRIGSVQDMHMLVKAKEGSESVYKDLKDSEEFTCGMDDNVEQDKLSDVSLPYMDFLENIRLLIGGASICILFLTVSRSIISREQFWRFLDALGMRRGQMYQIIFWEAVLFGVGAVIVGNLAGIGIYQLVIPAFEKITEQTLPQAIAWEGVLFETGFSILCIAASYGLSAVQLCILLKEKKKKVQKRRGKYRKIVRFTPGRVLLHKWQMHRVRKSVEIVLLASALLIVGFGKMEISTRQEELKVYQRLTGNGYYLSTMEITNSPGISRQTVDKLEQVAGVTSVEQYHNNEKEEFWIDLSEYAESEYFQKVVETLVAYLNETSIKEKISIEKVRLSLLTIDRWQDIQRFLRNLDEGSLTKEEFEQGDFCILDLTELQEYDGKYLSAVSPDGQGISEDTVQVGDELPVYTLNENGSRNENPIPVTAILRGMKEEDVRNPQIGGSGISMIVGKNFWKKFGKSRIMEYDQIVKILVSDDADAYDTEGHILSILKQGTAVNVQNNHEEYKKIRQELYSFIGMYSIFAVFYMILISIVLYQMFLAEKQEEKREGEILQSLGMEEKFLKKMHRIEVLWMTGCAGVIGVLTLWGACRLI; from the coding sequence ATGTCGGAAGGACTGAAAGCCGCATATATCGAGAATCGTAAAGCAGTATATGGGGAGTGGGAACAGGTATTTTTGGATATGGATGAAGGCTCGGTAAAAGTAGCAGAAGAGAATCCATTTCTTGCACAGACCGGGAAAATAAGTATCTATGGGGCGATCGCCGGAGATTATCTGGAAAACCGTCAGATGAATATCGGGACAATGGACGAGACGGCGTGGAAGCTTGGCAGACTGGAAATGAAAGAAGGACGCCTGCCGGAAAATGAGCATGAGATCGTAATGGAATACAGTACACTTCGCTCACTTGGATATGAGGAGATGCTTGGAAAAGAGATTACACTGGATATTACACCGGCGCTTTCCATTCTGGATCAGGGGGAATCAAAAAGCTATTCGTATACTTTATGCGGGATCCTAAAAGATTATCAGATAAACTGGGAAATCTGCAACCGGCAGCGGTTTCCAACTGGAATTGTGACACAGGAAGGCGGGAACAGGATCGGCTCTGTTCAGGATATGCATATGCTTGTAAAAGCGAAAGAAGGCAGTGAAAGTGTTTATAAAGATCTGAAAGACAGCGAAGAATTTACCTGCGGCATGGATGACAATGTGGAACAGGACAAACTTTCTGATGTAAGTCTTCCGTATATGGATTTTCTGGAAAATATCCGTTTGCTGATTGGTGGTGCGTCGATCTGTATCCTGTTTCTTACGGTATCGCGTTCGATTATCTCAAGAGAACAGTTCTGGAGGTTCCTGGATGCACTTGGAATGAGAAGAGGGCAGATGTACCAGATTATTTTCTGGGAAGCAGTTCTGTTTGGTGTAGGAGCTGTTATTGTTGGAAATCTTGCAGGGATTGGGATTTACCAGCTGGTTATCCCTGCTTTTGAAAAGATAACCGAGCAGACATTACCACAGGCGATTGCATGGGAAGGAGTCCTTTTTGAAACTGGCTTCAGTATCTTATGTATTGCTGCAAGTTATGGACTCAGTGCAGTACAGCTTTGCATACTTCTGAAAGAAAAAAAGAAGAAAGTTCAGAAAAGAAGGGGAAAGTACAGGAAGATCGTCCGATTCACGCCGGGAAGAGTTTTACTTCATAAATGGCAGATGCATCGTGTGCGTAAGAGTGTAGAAATTGTTCTTCTGGCAAGTGCTTTGCTGATCGTGGGATTTGGAAAGATGGAAATATCAACCAGACAGGAAGAACTGAAAGTATATCAAAGGCTGACAGGAAATGGATACTATTTGAGTACAATGGAGATTACGAATTCTCCGGGAATTTCCAGGCAGACAGTTGATAAACTGGAACAGGTTGCCGGAGTAACTTCTGTAGAACAATATCATAACAATGAAAAAGAGGAGTTCTGGATTGATCTGTCAGAATATGCTGAAAGCGAGTATTTTCAGAAAGTAGTCGAAACATTGGTGGCATATCTGAATGAGACATCAATAAAGGAAAAGATATCTATTGAGAAAGTAAGATTGTCTTTGCTTACAATAGACAGATGGCAGGATATACAGCGTTTTCTGAGAAATCTGGATGAAGGCAGCCTGACAAAAGAAGAATTTGAACAGGGAGATTTTTGCATTCTGGATCTTACAGAGTTGCAGGAATATGACGGAAAATATCTGAGTGCAGTCAGCCCGGACGGACAAGGAATATCAGAAGATACGGTACAGGTTGGTGATGAACTTCCGGTTTATACATTGAATGAGAATGGAAGTAGAAACGAAAATCCGATTCCAGTAACAGCGATTTTACGTGGCATGAAGGAAGAAGATGTGCGGAATCCACAGATAGGTGGATCTGGTATATCGATGATTGTTGGAAAGAATTTCTGGAAGAAATTTGGGAAAAGCAGAATTATGGAATATGATCAGATCGTAAAAATTCTGGTATCGGATGATGCGGATGCGTATGATACGGAAGGGCATATTCTAAGTATTTTAAAACAGGGAACAGCTGTAAATGTGCAGAATAACCATGAAGAGTATAAGAAAATACGTCAGGAATTATATTCCTTTATAGGAATGTACAGCATTTTTGCAGTGTTTTACATGATTCTGATTTCCATAGTTTTGTATCAGATGTTTCTTGCGGAGAAGCAGGAAGAAAAAAGAGAAGGGGAAATCTTACAGTCACTTGGAATGGAAGAAAAGTTCCTGAAGAAAATGCATCGGATAGAAGTTCTTTGGATGACGGGATGCGCAGGAGTGATTGGAGTTCTTACGTTATGGGGGGCTTGCCGACTGATATAG